The Cricetulus griseus strain 17A/GY chromosome 9, alternate assembly CriGri-PICRH-1.0, whole genome shotgun sequence genome has a segment encoding these proteins:
- the Znf585a gene encoding zinc finger protein 585A isoform X2, whose amino-acid sequence MLSARDWPPGRPEVALVLEGGFLPALPLLSLYAMNSMNNETSSGWTRLVSSVESAARVDGSVSFMDVTVNFSREEWQHLGPDQRSLYRDVMQETYSPLCSVEELQQIGDQKETYRQLENISGSDVIFIKKTLNTKNRYGCKTIRKIIHVNPYIVLPSTRPHQCDSFGNDLKHNLDLQSHNENNGPKRIKKIAEYGKILSYTNTEHTAAREKLWNKNQCGKVLNYEQVPCQYQNIYVDRKAYECAESGRSFTQKSQLKVHMKSQTGDKLYVCGECGKAFSQKPELIVHQKTHTREKPYKCSDCEKSFFQVSSLFRHQRIHTGEKLYECRECGKGFSYNSDLSIHQKIHTGERHHECIDCGKAFTQKSTLKMHQKIHTGERSYVCIECGQAFIQKTHLVAHQRVHTGEKPYGCNNCGKSFISRSQLQAHQRIHTRVRPSISAEYGETLSSSSNLLTRKKVQVREKSSICTDCGKAFTYKSELIIHQRSHTGEKPYQCGDCGKAFTQKSALTVHQRIHTGEKSHVCMKCGLAFIQKAHLVAHQIIHTGEKPYKCGHCGKHFTSKPQLHVHKRIHTGEKPYTCSQCGKAFTNRSNLSTHQKTHTGEKAYVCSNCEKAFTQRSDLIIHQRTHTGEKPYSCNTCGKAFTQKSHLNIHQKIHTGERQYKCHECGKAFNQKSILIVHQKIHTGEKPYVCTECGRAFIRKSNFITHQRIHTGEKPYECSDCGKSFTSKSQLLVHQPVHTGEKPYVCAECGKAFSGRSNLSKHQKTHTGEKPYVCSECGKTFRQKSELITHHRIHTGEKPYECSECGKSFTKKSQLQVHRRIHTGEKPYVCVECGKAFTDRSNLNKHQTTHTGDKPYKCPVCGKGFVQKSVLSVHQSIHT is encoded by the exons GGATCAGTGTCCTTCATGGATGTGACTGTAAATTTCAGCAGAGAAGAATGGCAGCACCTAGGCCCTGATCAAAGAAGTCTCTACCGGGATGTAATGCAGGAGACCTACAGTCCCCTGTGCTCAGTAG AAGAATTGCAACAGATTGGTGACCAGAAAGAGACCTATCGGCAACTAGAAAATATATCAGGAAGTGATGTTATTTTCATCAAGAAGACCCTGAATACAAAGAATCGTTATGGATGTAAGACcattagaaaaataattcacGTGAACCCCTATATTGTTCTTCCTTCCACAAGACCCCATCAGTGCGACTCATTTGGGAATGATCTGAAGCATAATTTAGATTTACAGAGTCACAATGAAAATAATGGGCCAAAGAGAATTAAAAAGATTGCTGAATATGGTAAAATTTTATCCTATACCAACACCGAGCATACTGCAGCAAGAGAGAAATTATGGAACAAGAATCAGTGTGGAAAAGTCCTCAATTATGAACAAGTACCTTGTCAATATCAGAACATTTATGTTGACAGGAAAGCATATGAATGTGCTGAATCTGGAAGGAGCTTTACCCAGAAGTCCCAGCTCAAAGTACATATGAAATCTCAAACAGGAGACAAACTCTATGTGTGTGGGGAATGTGGGAAGGCATTTTCACAGAAGCCAGAATTGATTGTCCATCAGAAAACCCATACGAGAGAGAAGCCCTATAAATGCAGTGACTGTGAAAAGTCCTTTTTCCAAGTGTCTTCTCTCTTTAGACATCAGAGgattcacactggagaaaagctCTATGAATGCCGTGAGTGTGGGAAAGGCTTCTCATACAACTCAGACCTCAGtatacatcagaaaattcatacagGAGAGAGACATCATGAGTGCATTGACTGTGGCAAAGCGTTCACACAAAAGTCCACGCTCAAGATGCACCAGAAAATCCACACAGGGGAGAGGTCCTATGTATGTATTGAATGTGGACAGGCTTTTATTCAGAAGACACACCTGGTTGCACACCAGAGGgttcacactggagaaaagccctATGGATGCAATAACTGTGGGAAATCCTTCATTTCCAGGTCACAACTGCAGGCACATCAACGAATTCACACCAGAGTCAGGCCTTCTATATCTGCTGAATACGGGGAGACCTTGAGCAGTAGTTCCAACCTCCTCACACGTAAGAAAGTTCAAGTTAGAGAGAAATCCTCCATCTGCACTGACTGTGGGAAGGCCTTCACCTATAAGTCAGAACTAATCATTCATCAGAGaagtcacactggagagaaaccttaccaGTGTGGTGACTGTGGAAAAGCCTTCACCCAGAAGTCAGCTCTCACGGTGCACCAGAGAATCCATACAGGAGAAAagtcacatgtgtgcatgaaatGTGGGCTGGCTTTCATCCAAAAGGCACACTTGGTTGCACACCAGATaattcatactggagaaaagCCTTATAAATGTGGTCACTGTGGGAAACACTTTACTTCCAAGCCACAACTCCATGTCCACAAACGAATCCACACAGGAGAAAAACCTTACACATGCAGTCAGTGTGGAAAGGCATTCACCAACAGGTCGAATCTCAGCACACATCAGAAAACTCACACAGGAGAAAAAGCCTATGTGTGTTCAAACTGTGAAAAGGCTTTCACCCAGAGGTCGGACCTGATTATACACCAGAGAACTCATACCGGAGAGAAGCCATACAGCTGCAATacctgtgggaaagccttcacccAGAAATCACACCTCAATATACACCAGAAAATCCATACAGGAGAGAGACAGTACAAATGCCACGAGTGCGGGAAAGCCTTCAATCAAAAATCAATACTCATTGtgcatcagaaaattcatacagGGGAAAAGCCCTACGTATGTACTGAGTGTGGGAGAGCTTTCATCCGAAAATCCAACTTTATCACCCATCAGAGaatccatactggagagaaaccttatgaatgcaGTGactgtggcaagtcctttacctCCAAATCTCAGCTCCTGGTGCACCAACCTGTGCACACAGGTGAGAAACCTTATGTGTGTGcggaatgtgggaaagcctttagtGGCAGGTCAAATCTCAGCAAGCACCAAAAAACTCATACCGGGGAGAAACCGTACGTCTGTTCTGAGTGTGGGAAGACCTTCAGACAGAAATCAGAATTAATTACACATCATAggattcatactggagagaagccttacgaATGTAGTGAGTGTGGGAAGTCTTTCACTAAGAAATCACAGCTCCAAGTGCATCGGCgaattcatacaggagagaagCCTTACGTGTGTGTTGAGTGTGGGAAGGCCTTCACCGATAGGTCCAATTTAAATAAACACCAAACAACACACACTGGAGATAAACCTTATAAGTGTCCAGTCTGTGGAAAAGGCTTTGTTCAGAAGTCAGTGCTCAGTGTGCATCAGAGTATTCACACTTAA